The Parabacteroides sp. AD58 genome includes a window with the following:
- a CDS encoding anthranilate synthase component II, producing the protein MKVLLFDNYDSFTYNLLHILKEQGATVDVRRNDKIRLEEVREYDKILLSPGPGIPEEAGILLPLIKEYAPTKSILGVCLGEQAIGQAFGARLINLKDVYHGIASPIQVTVPDPLFAGMGETFTAGRYHSWVVDPTDLPSCLEVIAKDAEGGQIMGLRHKTYDVKGIQFHPESVLTPNGKQIISNWLKA; encoded by the coding sequence TATACTAAAAGAACAGGGAGCAACGGTCGACGTCAGACGCAATGACAAGATCCGGCTGGAAGAAGTCCGGGAATACGACAAAATACTTTTATCACCAGGTCCGGGCATTCCCGAAGAAGCCGGTATCCTGCTACCGCTGATCAAAGAATATGCACCCACGAAAAGTATTTTAGGTGTTTGTCTGGGCGAACAGGCCATCGGACAGGCCTTTGGTGCCCGTCTGATTAACTTGAAAGACGTTTATCATGGCATCGCTTCTCCGATACAGGTAACCGTTCCCGACCCGCTCTTTGCCGGCATGGGCGAAACCTTTACCGCCGGACGTTACCACTCATGGGTAGTCGATCCCACCGATTTGCCTTCGTGCCTCGAAGTAATCGCCAAAGACGCGGAAGGCGGACAAATCATGGGTCTCAGACATAAGACCTACGATGTAAAGGGAATTCAGTTTCATCCCGAATCGGTGCTGACTCCTAACGGCAAACAAATTATTAGTAACTGGTTAAAAGCTTAA
- a CDS encoding metallophosphoesterase, with protein sequence MNIHYSILHISDLHKGENNNFDHLFASLCNDADLYDRDIPKPEIIVVSGDLAEGANGDGAEEKIIKQYEEVECFLNRLVKHFLKGDKSRIIIVPGNHDIYRGATIRSMEAIPEDLREEAKGRYLNGDPNYRWSWNDFCFYFINNMAEYVSRFKFFIEFYNRFYDGIRTIDDCDMLNLVIDLPQYNIAFATFNSCYRIDHLNQIGAINTNAIAQSQPQLSKAYKYGRFIVGVWHHNISGIPTQTNYLDPRILHSLMDFHIQLGLYGHQHHTEALYQYHDIFKQGQMTLISSGCLYGRGKTMPEGTHCQYNILEIEQSDEKVNVTLHVREDETGWDIPSWGRKQINSKESYLMEFSLPKIDYIKILSDNIELAKEGKDYKNAIRNLISIRDKETSANKFIDEFLKELSNDEIYNIKFVPQTISQKISILGACLEARDWSSFDKIVDEVKKDGIKNLNIDLLIEEAEKIR encoded by the coding sequence ATGAATATACATTATTCGATTTTGCATATATCTGATTTACATAAAGGTGAAAACAATAATTTTGACCATTTGTTTGCGTCTCTATGTAATGATGCGGATTTATATGATCGAGATATACCTAAACCTGAAATAATTGTAGTCAGTGGTGATTTAGCTGAGGGAGCCAATGGAGATGGTGCTGAAGAAAAAATAATAAAGCAATATGAGGAAGTCGAATGCTTTCTAAACAGATTGGTTAAGCATTTTCTTAAAGGTGATAAATCTAGGATAATTATTGTTCCAGGAAATCATGATATCTATAGGGGAGCAACAATTAGAAGTATGGAAGCAATACCAGAAGACTTAAGAGAAGAAGCAAAAGGACGATATCTAAATGGTGATCCTAATTATCGTTGGAGTTGGAATGATTTTTGTTTCTACTTTATCAATAATATGGCTGAATACGTGTCTCGCTTTAAATTTTTTATTGAATTTTATAATCGGTTTTATGACGGTATTCGCACTATAGATGATTGTGATATGTTAAACTTAGTCATAGATTTACCCCAATATAATATTGCATTTGCAACATTTAATAGTTGCTATAGAATTGATCATCTAAATCAGATTGGAGCAATAAACACTAATGCAATTGCGCAATCTCAACCCCAATTGTCAAAGGCATACAAATATGGTAGATTCATTGTCGGTGTATGGCATCATAATATATCTGGAATACCAACTCAAACTAACTATTTAGATCCAAGGATTCTTCATAGTCTTATGGATTTCCATATACAATTAGGCTTGTATGGACATCAACACCATACCGAAGCTCTATATCAATATCATGATATTTTTAAGCAAGGTCAAATGACTTTGATCAGTTCTGGTTGTTTGTATGGACGTGGTAAAACTATGCCTGAAGGAACACATTGCCAGTACAATATTTTAGAAATAGAGCAAAGCGATGAAAAAGTAAATGTTACATTACATGTTAGAGAAGATGAAACTGGATGGGATATTCCGTCGTGGGGAAGGAAACAGATAAATAGCAAAGAGTCTTATTTAATGGAGTTTAGTTTGCCCAAGATTGACTATATAAAAATTTTATCAGATAATATAGAACTTGCAAAAGAGGGTAAAGATTATAAAAATGCAATAAGGAATCTTATCTCTATTCGTGATAAAGAAACTTCGGCTAACAAGTTTATAGATGAGTTCTTAAAAGAGTTAAGTAACGATGAAATATACAATATTAAGTTTGTGCCACAGACAATTTCTCAGAAAATCTCTATTTTGGGAGCTTGTCTTGAAGCGCGTGATTGGTCTTCTTTTGATAAAATTGTTGATGAAGTGAAAAAAGATGGCATTAAAAATTTGAATATTGATTTATTAATTGAAGAAGCTGAGAAAATTAGATAA
- a CDS encoding ABC-three component system protein gives MVNFDTYCIDRRNPTPSEYYLYLEEVDSCCPKCGAPFSITKAGRYVKGCEIAHVFPNSPTPAEKVMLRDVRTAGVNSEDPLNKIALCHNCHKFYDDNKSVELYNEMFDLKAAKHRALEAKKLIADKNIESEISKIINRLGIISDSEIGELEKLEYNALKVSEKIEDKYMLMRRRIENEVLLYFTFIRQEFSNLPYGSFSFDTMAFNIRHAYCMLRDKGLDKKEIYKQMTNWFERKTGCDVEACQIMVSFFVQDCEIYEELSK, from the coding sequence ATGGTTAATTTTGATACATATTGCATTGATAGAAGGAATCCAACACCATCTGAATATTACCTATATTTAGAGGAAGTTGATAGCTGTTGTCCTAAATGCGGAGCTCCATTTTCTATAACTAAAGCGGGTAGATATGTTAAGGGTTGTGAGATAGCTCATGTGTTTCCTAATAGTCCAACTCCTGCGGAAAAAGTTATGTTGAGAGATGTACGGACAGCAGGAGTTAATTCAGAAGATCCATTAAACAAAATAGCTTTGTGCCATAATTGTCACAAATTTTATGATGATAATAAAAGCGTTGAATTGTATAATGAGATGTTTGATTTAAAAGCTGCAAAACATAGAGCATTAGAAGCAAAAAAACTTATTGCCGATAAAAATATAGAATCTGAAATTTCAAAAATCATTAATAGACTTGGCATTATTTCTGATTCTGAAATAGGAGAATTAGAAAAATTGGAGTATAACGCTTTGAAAGTCTCAGAAAAGATAGAAGATAAATATATGTTAATGCGACGAAGAATCGAAAATGAAGTCTTATTATACTTTACATTTATAAGGCAAGAATTTTCAAATTTACCTTATGGATCGTTTAGTTTTGACACTATGGCTTTCAATATTAGACATGCATATTGTATGTTAAGAGATAAAGGATTAGATAAAAAAGAAATTTATAAACAAATGACAAATTGGTTTGAACGTAAGACAGGCTGTGATGTAGAAGCTTGTCAGATTATGGTGTCATTTTTTGTCCAAGATTGTGAAATTTATGAAGAACTTTCCAAGTAA
- a CDS encoding ATP-binding protein codes for MSDIPFNVQIDHVLDLLCSQIYDSPLSLLRENVQNAYDAILQRRHKDSNFKNPEIRITIDGHTLSIYDNGIGMDDKGLKSHYWTAGSSGKNNPEARAAGVVGTFGVGAMANFGVCTELKVESRLYGTDITWTSGVKKADLSLTNNCIYISESKEQRSDYGTTVIVTISTDFILTKEKALNYLKPYVCYLSVPVYLNDDLISKDSYDLTISANCVDSNVLHYKNTSFEFDYRVILNNGVPILPQCKITNIIYNHYKIEGDICLKASDTVLFGLRNSFGLAPIAVNSTFHLNGIVNLLTLVPTAGREAVSRESTSFVSKIIRIADDIVANEIAKHPMANNSRELHAYIRSNRRYDLAGFIEIPVGKTEVSIKLKDVQKVIDGKTVYYFKGNSKDALEALKDNSNIILTFSNDYNRAHIQQQVLIQKSIPEIKDDVRIKKIYNDLELESAEIAILMRTRMVIEDDYSLSNFKLSYADISHNLSIYLQEEDGIIHILFSRSSTEFDYLKTVYKDNYALFEQFIKDMVRTRLYPRFSNFLPSATKEGADALFAYFQKKRELFTIENGDLGDVEDMMSDYLAGKRSMQDIINVARANKQKQKQEVNARSVGSVSDVLGEHIEPKVNSLNNDIDPCMPMPPIMRLDKNIDFKVLRTDAINHDLNNIKLFLSLSDKLYRDYAEFFYQPHTTNVIWSMHRVIFFFTHASNNLTLYYQLDLDKPLGDNVKGAKTIPTTTIITKNKIFIPIVDDMVDYFNVKQGVLKFMVKYDSVRNTDDRS; via the coding sequence ATGAGCGATATACCATTTAACGTACAAATTGATCATGTTTTGGATCTTTTGTGCTCACAAATATATGATTCACCACTCTCTTTACTCCGAGAGAATGTACAGAATGCTTATGATGCAATTCTACAGAGACGTCATAAAGATTCTAATTTCAAAAATCCTGAAATTCGTATTACGATAGATGGTCATACTCTTTCAATTTATGACAATGGAATTGGCATGGATGATAAGGGTTTGAAAAGTCATTATTGGACGGCAGGTTCCAGTGGTAAAAATAATCCAGAAGCACGGGCGGCAGGAGTTGTTGGAACGTTTGGTGTTGGTGCAATGGCTAATTTTGGAGTTTGTACAGAGTTGAAAGTTGAATCTAGATTATATGGTACAGATATTACATGGACTTCTGGCGTTAAAAAGGCAGATTTATCTCTTACAAATAATTGTATTTATATATCAGAAAGCAAGGAACAACGTTCTGATTATGGTACAACCGTTATTGTAACAATATCTACTGACTTTATTTTAACAAAAGAAAAAGCTCTTAATTACCTTAAACCATATGTCTGTTATCTATCAGTTCCTGTATATTTGAATGATGATTTAATTAGTAAAGATTCGTATGATTTAACTATAAGTGCAAATTGTGTAGATAGTAATGTCTTACATTATAAAAATACTTCATTTGAGTTTGATTATAGAGTAATTCTTAATAATGGTGTACCAATATTACCACAATGTAAAATAACAAACATCATTTATAATCATTATAAAATAGAAGGTGATATTTGCTTAAAAGCATCAGATACGGTTTTATTTGGATTGAGAAACTCCTTTGGCTTGGCACCAATTGCAGTTAATTCAACATTTCATTTAAATGGAATTGTGAATCTTCTTACTTTAGTGCCAACAGCTGGTAGAGAAGCTGTTAGTAGAGAAAGTACTTCTTTTGTATCAAAGATTATTAGAATTGCAGATGATATAGTAGCTAATGAAATAGCGAAGCATCCAATGGCGAATAATTCACGTGAATTGCATGCTTATATTAGAAGTAACAGAAGATATGATTTAGCTGGATTCATTGAAATACCTGTTGGTAAAACTGAAGTAAGTATTAAATTGAAAGATGTACAAAAAGTAATAGATGGTAAAACTGTATATTACTTTAAAGGTAACAGTAAAGATGCATTAGAAGCTTTAAAAGATAATTCAAATATAATTCTGACATTTAGTAATGATTATAATCGTGCACATATTCAGCAACAAGTTTTGATACAAAAGTCAATTCCTGAAATAAAAGATGATGTACGTATAAAAAAAATATACAATGATCTCGAATTGGAATCTGCAGAAATTGCAATTTTAATGAGAACGCGTATGGTTATAGAGGATGACTACTCATTAAGTAATTTCAAGTTGTCATATGCAGATATTAGTCATAACTTATCTATTTACCTACAAGAAGAGGACGGTATTATTCACATACTTTTTTCACGTTCTTCAACTGAGTTTGATTATCTAAAAACTGTATATAAAGATAATTATGCACTTTTTGAGCAGTTTATAAAAGATATGGTAAGAACTAGATTATATCCTAGATTTTCCAATTTTCTTCCTTCTGCAACAAAGGAAGGGGCAGATGCATTGTTTGCTTACTTTCAAAAGAAGCGAGAACTTTTCACTATTGAAAATGGAGATCTTGGAGATGTAGAAGATATGATGAGTGATTATCTTGCTGGTAAAAGGAGCATGCAGGATATTATAAATGTAGCTCGTGCTAATAAACAAAAGCAAAAACAAGAAGTAAATGCACGAAGTGTAGGTAGTGTTTCAGATGTACTAGGAGAGCATATCGAACCTAAAGTTAATTCATTAAATAATGATATCGATCCTTGTATGCCTATGCCTCCCATTATGCGATTAGACAAAAATATAGACTTTAAAGTGTTAAGAACTGATGCTATTAATCATGATTTGAATAATATTAAGTTGTTCCTTTCTTTGTCTGATAAGTTATATAGAGATTATGCAGAATTCTTTTATCAACCGCACACTACCAATGTAATTTGGAGTATGCATCGTGTTATTTTCTTTTTTACACATGCATCAAATAATCTAACTCTATATTATCAGTTGGATTTAGATAAGCCTCTTGGAGATAATGTAAAAGGAGCTAAAACAATCCCAACAACAACTATTATCACTAAGAATAAGATTTTTATACCAATTGTAGATGATATGGTTGATTATTTCAATGTAAAACAAGGTGTATTAAAATTTATGGTAAAATATGATTCTGTTAGAAACACAGATGACAGAAGTTAA
- a CDS encoding phosphoribosylanthranilate isomerase, producing the protein MLIKVCGMRQAANIRDVAACGIQWMGFIFYPKSPRYFQETSIELPDNIRKVGVFVNADSAEMLPIYNRYKLDYLQLHGNESPELCQELREKGYRIIKAISVSTEEDIRKTEAYEPAVDYFLFDTRCTGYGGSGQAFDWSVLKHYKGQTPFLLSGGIRLELLPQLLRFSHPQLIGFDLNSGFESAPGLKDATRIQSFINQLKQTNV; encoded by the coding sequence ATGCTGATTAAAGTTTGTGGCATGCGCCAGGCTGCCAATATACGCGATGTTGCCGCCTGCGGCATTCAATGGATGGGATTCATCTTCTATCCAAAGTCTCCGCGGTATTTCCAGGAGACAAGCATTGAACTCCCGGATAACATCCGTAAAGTCGGCGTCTTTGTCAATGCCGATTCGGCAGAAATGCTACCTATATATAATAGGTATAAGCTGGATTATCTCCAGCTGCACGGGAACGAATCGCCGGAGTTATGCCAAGAGCTTCGGGAGAAAGGATACAGAATCATCAAAGCAATCTCTGTCTCTACCGAAGAAGACATCCGCAAAACCGAAGCCTATGAACCGGCAGTCGATTACTTTCTGTTCGATACCCGCTGCACAGGTTATGGAGGTTCCGGACAAGCCTTCGACTGGTCCGTGCTGAAGCATTACAAAGGTCAGACACCTTTCCTGCTCAGTGGAGGAATCCGCCTCGAGCTGCTTCCGCAACTGCTCCGTTTCAGTCATCCGCAACTCATCGGATTCGACCTGAACAGTGGTTTTGAGTCAGCGCCCGGTCTTAAAGACGCGACACGTATTCAATCATTTATCAACCAATTAAAACAAACAAACGTATGA
- a CDS encoding ABC-three component system middle component 7, translated as MKNFPSKLIPVKDSILMSMLEIVKLIPTDGISCIQLQNSVSHTMDVVEFVEAMTNLYAISYISIDENQIIRTIC; from the coding sequence ATGAAGAACTTTCCAAGTAAGCTAATACCTGTAAAAGATAGTATATTAATGTCTATGCTTGAAATTGTTAAATTAATACCTACTGATGGTATTTCATGCATTCAATTACAAAATTCAGTATCTCATACTATGGATGTTGTAGAATTTGTTGAGGCCATGACAAATCTTTATGCGATTTCTTATATATCCATAGATGAAAATCAAATAATTAGAACGATATGTTAA
- the trpC gene encoding indole-3-glycerol phosphate synthase TrpC → MKHDILEEIVAHKKIELQHQKKAVPLHIMLGLASENMDRPTYSMRESLEKSDSSIIAEFKRKSPSKGWLHPKAVVSDIIPAYQANGASACSILTDEHFFGGSLGDLKKARQLTTLPLLRKDFVLESYQLFQAKAMGADAVLLIAAILNPEDCEMLANTAHTLGLEVLLEIHREEELKCLNPYVDMLGINNRNLGSFDTQVNHSLDLLPAVQAYLQKEKVYTPLLITESGIRDPKDVIRLRQEGFRGFLIGETFMKTENPGETLRSFIQTCTSHAD, encoded by the coding sequence ATGAAACACGATATTTTAGAAGAGATTGTCGCTCATAAGAAAATTGAACTGCAGCACCAGAAAAAGGCGGTTCCGTTGCATATTATGCTAGGCCTGGCCAGCGAAAATATGGATCGGCCCACCTACTCCATGCGGGAATCGTTAGAGAAATCAGACAGCAGCATCATTGCAGAGTTCAAGAGAAAGAGTCCGTCAAAAGGATGGCTGCACCCGAAAGCTGTGGTTTCAGACATCATCCCCGCCTATCAGGCCAACGGAGCATCAGCCTGCTCCATCCTGACAGACGAGCATTTCTTCGGAGGTTCATTAGGCGATCTGAAAAAAGCCCGCCAGCTGACGACGTTACCGTTGCTCCGCAAAGATTTTGTCCTCGAGAGTTACCAGCTGTTCCAGGCAAAAGCCATGGGAGCTGATGCCGTCTTGCTGATTGCTGCCATTCTGAATCCGGAAGACTGCGAGATGCTTGCCAATACAGCGCATACATTAGGTCTGGAAGTACTCCTCGAAATCCACCGGGAAGAAGAACTGAAATGCCTGAATCCTTACGTCGATATGTTAGGAATCAACAACCGGAACTTGGGATCGTTTGACACACAAGTCAATCACTCCCTCGATTTGCTCCCGGCTGTACAAGCCTACTTACAAAAGGAAAAGGTATACACGCCGTTGCTGATTACCGAAAGTGGCATTCGCGACCCCAAGGATGTAATCCGTCTGCGTCAGGAAGGATTCCGGGGCTTTCTGATTGGAGAGACCTTTATGAAAACTGAAAATCCGGGTGAAACTTTACGAAGCTTCATCCAAACATGTACGAGTCATGCTGATTAA
- the trpA gene encoding tryptophan synthase subunit alpha, with product MNRINQLFQDRTKPVLSIYYPAGYPNLNDTTTVLHTLQQKGIDLVEIGIPFSDPMADGPVIQEASTKALRNGISLRLLFQQIKDIRKEGITMPVILMGYLNPIMQFGFEPFCQTCAEIGIDGIIIPDLPFADYLENYKPVADQYGLNMIMLITPETSDERIRQIDEHTDGFIYMVSSAATTGMQKDFESQKQHYFKRIKELKLKHPYLIGFGISNKATYDAATQNSFGGIIGSKFVQLLKTEPSIDAAVDKLLQAIHTDC from the coding sequence ATGAACCGAATTAATCAATTATTTCAAGATAGAACAAAACCGGTACTTTCCATTTATTATCCGGCCGGTTATCCCAACTTAAATGACACAACGACCGTTCTGCATACCTTGCAGCAGAAAGGTATTGACCTGGTAGAAATCGGTATTCCTTTTTCAGATCCGATGGCCGACGGTCCTGTCATTCAGGAAGCTTCTACCAAGGCACTACGCAACGGTATCAGTCTGCGGTTACTTTTCCAGCAAATAAAAGACATCCGTAAAGAAGGCATTACCATGCCTGTTATTCTGATGGGTTATCTGAATCCGATCATGCAATTCGGCTTTGAACCCTTCTGCCAAACCTGTGCTGAAATCGGAATAGACGGTATTATCATTCCGGATCTTCCTTTCGCCGATTACCTGGAAAACTACAAACCGGTTGCCGACCAATACGGTCTGAACATGATCATGCTGATTACTCCCGAAACATCCGATGAACGCATCCGCCAAATCGACGAACATACCGACGGATTCATCTACATGGTATCCAGCGCCGCTACGACAGGTATGCAAAAAGACTTTGAGTCACAAAAGCAACATTACTTCAAACGGATCAAGGAACTGAAGCTAAAACATCCGTATCTGATCGGTTTCGGCATCAGCAACAAGGCCACTTACGACGCTGCTACCCAAAATTCGTTCGGAGGCATTATCGGAAGTAAATTTGTTCAGCTCCTAAAGACAGAACCCAGCATTGATGCGGCAGTCGACAAACTACTTCAAGCCATCCACACAGACTGTTAA
- a CDS encoding DUF2326 domain-containing protein: MLKEIKCEQFAQKTIYLHNGLNVISGDENASNSIGKSSALLVIDFAFGGFTYARQDDILTNVGHHDIFFCHVFNGIGYYFKRNTSTPNTIYVCNDQYEVIEEYSIEKFYSFLLRNYKISHNSLSFRDYVSLFSRIYGKENLNEKKPLDLITGEAGNKSIIRVLKIFDKFDDVEEQKLVKEETARRLKTFKSAQGMKLVSQTLSKKDRIEKEREIEICNTGIESITSQLSSMSVNLSNQQLEAISIQKQQQHILETLLSKQKYKLYRLERSLNLSKEKCVVDTTQLSIYFPTINIKEVDKINDFHERLIGILKTKIISEIKTCKNLISDYNIQMEHLNKDIESILNSKNAVSLAVDNLIKLKTQKDKLIKNIEDSDKYNQYNQDKKTAAENFSVMIHKVLTDIQQQLNNELSALSESVSPRKNSPQFALHESSYDFFIPNDTGAGSKYKSTILTDLSFLHLTDLPFVIHDTILFKNIEDDTIDNIIMNYASFKSKQVFIAFDHINSFSKRTVDILKKCTVLNIAPGGMELYGKSWNIQTNNK, encoded by the coding sequence ATGTTAAAAGAAATAAAATGCGAGCAATTTGCTCAAAAGACTATATATCTGCATAATGGTCTCAATGTAATTTCAGGTGATGAAAATGCTTCAAATTCAATAGGAAAATCTAGTGCTTTATTAGTTATAGATTTTGCTTTTGGTGGATTTACTTATGCCAGACAGGATGACATTTTGACTAATGTAGGTCATCATGATATATTTTTCTGTCACGTTTTTAATGGAATAGGATATTATTTTAAAAGGAATACATCTACACCAAATACTATTTATGTTTGTAATGATCAATATGAGGTAATAGAAGAATATTCCATTGAAAAATTTTATTCTTTTCTGTTGCGAAATTATAAAATAAGTCATAATTCCCTTTCTTTCCGAGATTATGTTAGTCTTTTTTCTCGTATTTATGGAAAAGAAAACCTAAATGAAAAGAAACCTTTGGATTTAATAACAGGTGAAGCTGGAAATAAATCAATTATTCGTGTTCTTAAAATATTTGATAAATTTGATGATGTAGAGGAACAAAAATTGGTTAAAGAAGAAACAGCAAGGCGTTTGAAGACGTTTAAATCTGCTCAAGGTATGAAACTTGTTAGTCAAACACTTTCAAAAAAAGACAGAATAGAAAAAGAACGTGAAATAGAAATATGTAATACAGGGATTGAAAGTATTACTTCTCAATTGTCCAGTATGTCTGTTAATTTAAGTAATCAGCAATTGGAAGCGATCTCTATTCAAAAACAGCAACAGCATATACTTGAAACATTATTGTCAAAGCAAAAATATAAACTTTATAGATTGGAGAGGAGCTTAAATTTATCAAAAGAAAAATGTGTTGTTGATACAACGCAATTATCTATTTATTTTCCAACTATAAATATTAAAGAAGTAGATAAAATAAATGATTTTCATGAACGGTTAATAGGAATATTAAAAACAAAAATTATTTCAGAAATAAAAACATGTAAAAATCTCATATCTGATTATAATATTCAAATGGAGCATCTGAATAAAGATATTGAGAGTATTTTAAATAGCAAAAATGCTGTATCCTTGGCTGTTGATAACTTAATAAAGCTGAAAACGCAAAAAGATAAACTAATTAAAAACATTGAAGATTCCGATAAATATAATCAATATAATCAGGATAAAAAAACAGCTGCGGAAAATTTTTCAGTAATGATCCATAAGGTACTAACTGATATTCAACAACAATTAAACAATGAATTATCTGCACTAAGTGAGAGCGTTAGTCCGCGAAAAAACTCACCTCAATTTGCATTACATGAATCTTCATACGATTTCTTTATACCCAATGACACGGGGGCTGGCTCTAAATACAAAAGTACAATTTTAACAGATTTGAGTTTTCTACATCTAACAGATTTGCCTTTTGTTATTCATGATACAATTCTTTTTAAGAACATTGAAGATGATACTATAGATAACATTATTATGAATTATGCCTCTTTCAAATCAAAACAAGTATTTATAGCATTTGATCATATCAATTCATTTTCTAAAAGAACTGTTGATATATTAAAAAAATGTACAGTTTTAAATATAGCACCAGGGGGAATGGAACTATATGGAAAATCATGGAATATTCAAACAAATAATAAGTGA
- a CDS encoding DUF6926 domain-containing protein — MNRTTEKIPTWSLAYIINGDVTTLTDDEVQTIDRWMKQWQVQDVSPPTDEEGNAQPYFTHYPLFGLPTEVEDCEILYLNDNPTKI; from the coding sequence ATGAACAGGACAACGGAAAAGATACCCACATGGAGTTTAGCCTACATCATCAATGGTGATGTAACCACACTCACAGACGATGAAGTTCAGACAATAGACAGATGGATGAAGCAATGGCAAGTACAAGATGTTTCACCCCCCACAGATGAAGAAGGGAACGCACAGCCTTATTTCACCCATTACCCCCTTTTCGGACTTCCCACAGAAGTGGAAGATTGCGAGATACTTTATTTGAACGACAACCCGACTAAAATTTGA
- the trpD gene encoding anthranilate phosphoribosyltransferase: MKDILYRLFEHQYLGKEESRQILQQIALGKYNDAQIASLITVFLMRNISVEELCGFREALLEMRKPVDLNEYKPIDIVGTGGDGKNTFNISTTACFVVAGAGYNVVKHGNYGATSVSGASNVMEQHGVKFTTDINRLRQSLDVCHIAYLHAPLFNPALKAVAPVRKNLGVRSFFNMLGPLVNPVIPTYQLLGVYNLPLLRLYNYTYQESGTRFAIVHSLDGYDEISLTGEFKLATPDKEKLYTPEMLGFKRCQEADLDGGETAEAAARIFDAILEGHATEAQTNCVIANAAFAIQVIHPEKKIEECLYEARQSLESKQALATFRKFLSLNQ; encoded by the coding sequence ATGAAAGATATATTATATAGACTTTTCGAACATCAATATCTCGGAAAAGAAGAATCCCGGCAGATTCTGCAGCAAATAGCCTTGGGAAAGTACAACGACGCACAGATTGCCAGTCTGATCACGGTTTTCCTGATGCGAAACATCTCGGTAGAAGAACTCTGCGGATTCAGGGAAGCTCTGCTGGAAATGCGTAAACCGGTAGATCTGAATGAATACAAACCCATCGATATTGTAGGGACCGGTGGTGACGGCAAGAACACGTTCAACATCAGTACGACTGCCTGCTTCGTCGTAGCCGGTGCCGGTTACAATGTAGTCAAGCATGGAAACTACGGAGCTACTTCGGTAAGTGGAGCCAGTAACGTCATGGAACAGCACGGGGTTAAGTTTACAACCGACATAAACCGCCTCAGACAGTCGTTGGATGTATGTCACATTGCTTACCTGCATGCGCCATTGTTCAATCCGGCGTTGAAAGCTGTCGCACCCGTTCGCAAGAACCTCGGTGTCCGCAGTTTCTTCAATATGCTGGGTCCGCTCGTCAATCCGGTCATTCCGACCTATCAGTTGTTAGGTGTTTACAACTTGCCGCTTCTCCGTTTGTATAACTATACCTATCAGGAAAGCGGTACACGCTTTGCCATTGTTCACAGTCTGGACGGATATGATGAAATATCATTGACAGGCGAATTCAAATTGGCTACGCCGGATAAAGAAAAACTCTATACACCGGAGATGTTAGGTTTCAAGAGATGCCAGGAAGCCGACCTGGACGGAGGAGAAACAGCCGAAGCCGCAGCCCGTATCTTCGATGCCATTCTGGAAGGACATGCGACTGAAGCACAAACCAACTGCGTTATAGCCAACGCTGCTTTTGCCATTCAGGTCATCCATCCGGAGAAAAAGATAGAAGAATGTTTGTACGAAGCTCGTCAATCTTTGGAAAGTAAGCAGGCATTGGCTACCTTTCGGAAGTTTTTGAGCTTAAATCAGTAA